Proteins from a single region of Oreochromis niloticus isolate F11D_XX linkage group LG7, O_niloticus_UMD_NMBU, whole genome shotgun sequence:
- the LOC109203001 gene encoding ATP-dependent DNA helicase PIF1 — MSRPLSVLDNTTPESSNVWMTSLNDKYKARPETPEYEEMCMADFAATCRIVYGQQTKGKDVLPLLNEMGFVQRRKNDKPAIIRFHRCSQEKHPEQYYGRLLKLYLPHRSDHELKTPSLPTYQAFYGAGCIQLPGTDRLEYVQHTVKRNREKYEKNSEEIESAVEEYEQNRGMTDEWCNLAPESDLVRLPLVEQERERDNENEQEDVPDYSRQADASTEVRAIREPPAIDPTLLRQMFQNLNKKQACIFYAVRDWCIKRVCALNPEQFFFYINGGAGTGKSHLIKCIYSEASKILSKVPRYADDVDISKPTVLLTAFTGTAAFNISGTTLHSLLKLPRSLKPPIQGLGNQLDEVRSELLNAEIIVIDEVSMVSRHLFAYVDARLKQIKGTRRPFGGMSVIAVGDFYQLPPVRQSKPLCVHDPSEIDLWREHFQMITLTEIMRQKDDVVFAEMLNRIRVKGKLDVLCEADRNLLSQAITEPALCPTDALHIFATNKEVDAHNSATLALLHTHIIDIHADDYRKDPRTGRMALQDRPLKGGKNELPDTLKVAEGARVMLTRNIDIQNGLVNGAFGILLRVVYSENDQHIIKLGLKMDNETSGKNTRTPADDMVYIERAEENLKQKGVVRRQFPVKLAFACTIHKVQGMTTTSAVVSLKSIFEPGMAYVAVSRVTSLSGLYLLDMEEKKYSPTQKSLQHLRT, encoded by the coding sequence ATGAGTCGTCCCCTGTCAGTTCTGGACAACACAACACCTGAGTCTTCCAATGTTTGGATGACATCTTTGAATGACAAATACAAAGCCAGACCTGAAACTCCAGAGTAtgaggagatgtgcatggcagaCTTTGCTGCTACTTGCAGGATTGTCTATGGCCAACAGACAAAAGGTAAAGATGTTTTGCCCCTTCTCAATGAGATGGGATTTGTGCAAAGGCGCAAAAACGATAAGCCTGCTATCATCAGATTTCACCGCtgctcacaagaaaaacatccagagcAATATTACGGAAGACTGCTTAAACTGTACCTTCCTCATCGTTCAGACCATGAACTGAAAACACCATCTTTGCCAACCTATCAGGCTTTCTATGGTGCTGGCTGTATACAGCTACCAGGTACTGACCGTCTTGAGTACGTGCAACACACtgtcaaaagaaacagagaaaaatatgagaaaaacagtGAGGAGATCGAGAGCGCTGTTGAGGAATATGAGCAGAACAGAGGTATGACtgatgaatggtgtaatctggcACCTGAATCAGATCTCGTAAGGTTGCCACTTGTTGAacaagaaagagagcgagacaatgaaaatgaacaggaaGATGTGCCCGACTACAGTCGTCAGGCTGATGCTTCAACAGAAGTCAGAGCTATCAGGGAACCCCCTGCTATTGATCCCACATTGTTACGTCAGATGTTTCAGAATCTGAATAAGAAGCAAGCCTGCATATTTTATGCAGTTAGAGACTGGTGCATTAAAAGAGTCTGTGCTCTAAATCcagagcagtttttcttttatattaatgGTGGTGCTGGAACAGGAAAATCACATCTTATCAAATGCATCTACTCAGAAGCATCTAAGATACTGAGCAAAGTGCCCAGATATGCAGACGACGTTGACATATCAAAACCCACTGTCCTGTTAACTGCTTTCACTGGGACTGCAGCTTTTAACATTTCTGGAACAACACTGCATTCTCTTCTCAAGCTCCCTAGAAGCTTAAAACCTCCCATTCAGGGACTTGGCAAtcagctggatgaagtcagatcagaacttttgaatgctgaaataatCGTCATTGACGAAGTGTCTATGGTGTCAAGACATCTCTTTGCATATGTAGATGCAagactcaaacagatcaaaGGGACTCGGAGACCCTTTGGAGGCATGTCAGTCATTGCTGTTGGAGACTTCTATCAGCTACccccagtgcgacagtctaaacctCTCTGTGTGCACGACCCGTCCGAGATCGACCTGTGGCGggagcattttcagatgatcactctgacTGAGAttatgcgtcagaaagatgatgttgtCTTTGCTGAGATGCTGAACAGAATCCGTGTGAAAGGAAAGTTGGATGTGCTTTGCGAAGCAGATAgaaatttgttgtcacaggccatAACTGAACCAGCCCTTTGTCCGACTGATGCGTTGCACATTTTTGCAACTAATAAAGAAGTGGATGCACACAACTCTGCAACACTGGCTCTGCTCCATACTCATATCATTGACATCCATGCAGATGATTATAGAAAAGATCCTAGAACTGGCAGAATGGCACTACAAGACAGACCATTGAAAGGAGGTAAAAACGAGTTACCAGACACACTGAAAGTTGCAGAAGGAGCTCGTGTCATGCTCACCAGAAACATTGACATACAAAATGGTTTGGTTAATGGAGCTTTTGGAATTCTACTTAGAGTAGTTTACTCTGAAAATGACCAACACATCATCAAGCTTGGACTTAAAATGGATAATGAGACATCTGGAAAGAATACCCGCACACCAGCAGACGACATGGtgtacattgagagagcagaggagaatctGAAGCAGAAAGGAGTGGTACGAAGACAGTTCCCAGTGAAGCTGGCCTTTGCATGTACAATACATAAGGTACAGGGTATGACAACCACATCAGCTGTTGTCTCTCTTAAGAGCATTTTTGAGCCCGGCATGGCCTACGTAGCTGTCAGTAgagtgacgtctctcagtggactgtATCTTCTTGATATGGAGGAGAAAAAATATTCACCAACCCAGAAATCACTGCAGCACTTGAGAACATGA